Proteins from one Setaria italica strain Yugu1 chromosome V, Setaria_italica_v2.0, whole genome shotgun sequence genomic window:
- the LOC101766652 gene encoding protein NRT1/ PTR FAMILY 6.1, translated as MAPASAMELEAPPPVTASAKEIRSPEVLSSLQRKKLGAHFMESDERRFSSGGGGARTPLGGGYEPPPPSSSSAAGGTTPVDIRGHPIADLSRTGGWVAAFFIFGNEMAERMAYFGLSVNMVIFMFKVMHRPFTSSANAVNNFLGISQASSVLGGFLADAYLGRYWTIAIFTTMYLLGLIALTVSASVPALVPSQEGCDTLAMLLGACAPAKSWQMAYLQTALYVTALGAAGIRPCVSSFGADQFDERSPGYKRRLDRFFNLFYLAVTLGAIAAFTAVVYIQMHRGWAAAFGTLALAMGASNALFFVGTPLYRHRLPGGSPLTRVAQVLVAAFRKRNAAFDSGGFVGLYEVAGAKSAVRGSAKIEHTDDFRWLDKAALQLEGDLAGGGEDPWRLCTVTQVEEVKILLRLLPVPACTVMLSVVLTEFLTLSVQQAYTLNTRVAALHLPVACMPVFPCLAIFLILALYYQTFAPLARRLTGHPHGASQLQRVGLGLFFSILSVAWAGLFERYRRGYAIRHGYLALFLTPMPDLSAYWLLIQYCLIGVAEVFCLVALLEFLYQEAPDAMRSVGSAYAAVAGGLGCFLASALNTAVDAATRDDAAGRPSWLAQNINVGRFDYLYWLLAVLSTVNLLVFVYVAKRYKYRVRIDAQAAVVNKQ; from the coding sequence ATGGCCCCGGCGTCCGCGATGGAGCTGGAGGCGCCGCCACCGGTAACGGCGTCGGCCAAGGAGATCAGGTCGCCGGAGGTGCTCTCGTCGCTGCAGCGCAAGAAGCTGGGCGCGCACTTCATGGAGAGCGACGAGCGCCGcttctcctccggcggcggcggcgccaggacGCCCCTCGGCGGCGGgtacgagccgccgccgccctcctcctcctcggcggccggcggcacgaCGCCGGTCGACATCCGGGGACACCCCATCGCGGACCTGTCCCGGACCGGCGGCTGGGTGgccgccttcttcatcttcggcAACGAGATGGCGGAGCGCATGGCCTACTTCGGCCTCTCCGTCAACATGGTCATCTTCATGTTCAAGGTCATGCACCGCCCCTTCACCAGCTCCGCCAACGCCGTCAACAACTTCCTCGGCATCTCCCAGGCCTCCTCCGTGTTGGGGGGCTTCCTAGCCGACGCCTACCTCGGCCGCTACTGGACCATCGCCATCTTCACCACCATGTACCTGCTGGGCCTCATCGCGCTCACCGTCAGCGCCAGCGTGCCGGCGCTCGTGCCATCCCAGGAGGGCTGCGACACGCTCGCCATGCTGCTGGGCGCCTGCGCGCCGGCCAAGTCCTGGCAGATGGCGTACCTCCAGACCGCGCTCTACGTCACGGCGCTCGGCGCCGCCGGGATCCGGCCCTGCGTCTCCTCCTTCGGCGCCGACCAGTTCGACGAGCGGAGCCCCGGGTACAAGCGCCGCCTCGACCGCTTCTTCAACCTCTTCTACCTCGCCGTCACGCTCGGTGCCATCGCGGCCTTCACGGCGGTCGTCTACATCCAGATGCACCGCGGCTGGGCCGCCGCGTTCGGCACGCTCGCGCTCGCCATGGGCGCCTCCAACGCGCTCTTCTTCGTGGGCACGCCGCTGTACCGCCACCGCCTGCCGGGGGGAAGCCCGCTCACGCGGGTGGCGCAGGTGCTCGTCGCCGCCTTCAGGAAGCGCAACGCCGCCTTCGACAGCGGCGGCTTCGTCGGCCTCTACGAGGTCGCCGGCGCCAAGTCCGCCGTCCGGGGCAGCGCCAAGATCGAACACACCGACGACTTCAGGTGGCTCGACAAGGCGGCGCTGCAGCTGGAGggcgacctcgccggcggcggcgaggacccgTGGCGGCTGTGCACTGTGAcgcaggtggaggaggtgaagatcctgctgcggctgctgccggTGCCGGCGTGCACGGTGATGCTCAGCGTCGTGCTCACCGAGTTCCTCACCCTGTCGGTGCAGCAGGCCTACACGCTCAACACCCGCGTGGCTGCGCTGCACCTCCCGGTGGCGTGCATGCCGGTGTTCCCCTGCCTcgccatcttcctcatcctcgcGCTCTACTACCAGACCTTCGCCCCGCTGGCCCGCCGCCTCACGGGCCACCCGCACGGCGCCTCGCAGCTGCAGCGCGTCGGCCTGggcctcttcttctccatcctctccgtGGCCTGGGCGGGGCTCTTCGAACGCTACCGCCGGGGCTACGCCATCCGGCACGGCTACCTCGCCCTCTTCCTCACGCCGATGCCGGACCTCAGCGCCTACTGGCTGCTCATCCAGTATTGCCTTATCGGCGTCGCCGAGGTGTTCTGCCTCGTCGCGCTCCTCGAGTTCCTGTACCAGGAGGCGCCCGACGCCATGCGAAGCGTCGGCTCCGCgtacgccgccgtcgccggcggacTCGGGTGCTTCCTGGCGTCGGCGCTCAACACCGCCGTGGATGCCGCGACGCGGGACGACGCCGCGGGGCGGCCGTCGTGGCTGGCGCAGAACATCAACGTCGGCAGGTTCGACTACCTCTACTGGCTGCTCGCCGTGCTCAGCACGGTCAACCTGCTCGTCTTCGTCTACGTCGCCAAGCGCTACAAGTACAGGGTCAGGATCGATGCTCAGGCCGCGGTTGTGAATAAGCAGTAG
- the LOC101766247 gene encoding LRR receptor-like serine/threonine-protein kinase RPK2 has product MAAPPPPVLLLLLLLLPIPLASSSAADLAALLALKAAVTHDPGGALSAWSAASATSYCRWRGVTCHPSSLAVAAIDLPAASLSGTLPAALPLPPRLRRLDLAANNFSGPVPDAFLSSTTLGYLDLSFNSLSGPLKIPPPLANSSSPPCAALTHLRLAGNFLVDQIPAEIAQCRSLRVLDLSHNVLEGAIPRGLGRLAALRVLDVSRNSLTDRIPVELVNCRELAVLVLTNLTASAGEQPEFNAFVGVLPTEVLTIPAMEVLWAPRANLDGRLPLSRNGTCGLRAMNLGQNYIAGTLPAWFGECHGLTFLDLSSNRLEGSMAAELAVGCLTYFNISGNSLSGPLLLSTESQCSSRLIGDDIVMQYYDELVGNVLIGNPFGSELGGIANVALHDFSNNGFGGTLPSLTVSLDRNYSYGLWLNGNMFSSTLSARFFGFCKFATGVAVNLSSNQLSGSLDMLSTCASMQNFDAGYNNFRGSIPDGVGGLHFLRSLVLSGNNLTGQIPGQFGDLAALEVLDLSRNSLTGSIPLHLTDASRLEVLRLDHNRLSGSIPPSFSELAQLTVLDVSFNNLSGDIPNLRHPSDCGFFIGNSLLHQCLSTNASLPPTEAISSSKGAKKWGSKFKSLMVILVAASTAAISFLLVILLFFVCERRKRVKISNLRTKVVVTFTDAPPELTYENLIRATSNFSIQNLIGTGGFGATYKAELAPGFLVAVKRLAMGRFQGLQQFDAEIRTLGRIRHRNLVTLIGYHLGESDTFLIYNYLSGGNLETFIHEMGSRNVSWIEVHKIAVDVAQALAFLHCSCTPRIIHRDIKPSNILLDEDLNAYLSDFGLARLIEVTQTHATTDVAGTFGYVAPEYATTCRVSDKADVYSFGVVLLELMSGKRSLDPSFSQFGNGFTIVSWGRMLMQEDNTSEFFSRGLLDAAPKDRLTEMLKIALSCTLESVAVRPSMRQVAAKLKQLGNDR; this is encoded by the coding sequence atggcggccccaccaccacccgtcctcctcctcctcctgttgcTCCTACCAATCCCGCTCGCATCCTCTTCggccgccgacctcgccgccctcctcgcGCTCAAGGCCGCGGTCACCCACGACCCCGGCGGCGCCCTCTCCGCTTggtccgccgcctccgccaccagcTACTGCCGCTGGCGCGGCGTCACATGCCATCCTTCCTCCCTTGCGGTCGCCGCCATCGACCTCCCCGCTGCCTCCCTCTCGGGCACGCTACCCGCCGCCCTTCCCCTgcccccgcgcctccgccgcctcgaccTCGCCGCCAACAACTTCTCGGGCCCCGTCCCCGACGCCTTCCTCTCGTCCACCACCCTCGGCTACCTCGACCTAAGCTTCAACAGCCTCTCGGGTCCCCTCAAAATCCCGCCTCCTCTCGCGAACTCCTCGTCGCCCCCCTGCGCCGCGCTcacccacctccgcctcgccggcaaCTTCCTCGTCGACCAAATCCCGGCGGAGATCGCGCAATGCCGCTCCCTCCGCGTCCTCGACCTCTCCCACAACGTCCTGGAGGGCGCCATCCCGCGGGGGCTTGGCCGGCTAGCCGCCCTCCGCGTCCTCGACGTCTCCCGCAACAGCCTCACCGACAGGATCCCCGTGGAGCTTGTCAACTGCCGGGAGCTCGCAGTCCTCGTGCTCACCAATCTCACTGCGTCGGCTGGGGAGCAGCCGGAGTTCAATGCCTTCGTTGGGGTGCTGCCGACGGAAGTGCTGACCATTCCGGCGATGGAGGTTCTCTGGGCGCCTAGGGCCAACCTTGATGGCCGGTTGCCATTGTCCAGGAATGGTACCTGCGGTCTTCGTGCCATGAACCTGGGGCAGAATTACATTGCTGGTACCTTGCCCGCTTGGTTCGGAGAGTGTCATGGCTTGACATTTCTTGATCTGAGCTCCAACAGATTGGAGGGCTCAATGGCCGCAGAATTGGCAGTTGGATGTCTGACGTACTTCAATATCAGTGGAAATTCTCTGTCAGGTCCGCTTCTTTTGTCCACCGAGAGCCAATGCTCAAGCCGTTTGATTGGTGATGATATTGTAATGCAGTACTATGATGAATTGGTTGGTAATGTGCTGATTGGAAACCCTTTTGGTTCTGAGTTAGGGGGCATTGCTAATGTTGCTCTCCATGACTTCAGCAACAATGGCTTTGGCGGGACGTTGCCGTCTCTTACTGTCAGTCTAGATAGAAACTACTCTTATGGTTTGTGGCTTAATGGCAATATGTTCAGCAGCACTCTTTCTGCCAGATTTTTTGGATTCTGCAAGTTCGCAACAGGCGTTGCAGTCAATTTGAGTAGTAATCAGTTGTCAGGAAGCCTTGACATGCTTTCAACCTGTGCCTCTATGCAAAATTTTGATGCTGGTTATAATAACTTCAGAGGGTCAATACCCGATGGTGTCGGTGGTCTGCATTTTCTGAGGAGCTTGGTCTTGAGTGGTAACAATCTGACAGGTCAGATTCCAGGGCAGTTTGGTGACTTGGCTGCTCTTGAGGTTCTAGATTTATCAAGGAATTCTCTAACAGGCAGCATACCATTACATTTAACTGACGCTTCACGCCTTGAAGTATTGAGGCTTGACCATAATAGGCTCTCAGGAAGCATCCCTCCCAGTTTCAGTGAACTAGCTCAGCTTACAGTTCTTGATGTCTCATTCAACAACCTATCAGGTGACATTCCCAATCTTAGGCACCCTTCTGATTGTGGTTTCTTCATTGGCAATTCCCTATTGCACCAATGTTTGAGTACAAATGCATCTCTACCACCAACTGAAGCAATCAGTTCCTCAAAAGGAGCGAAAAAATGGGGGTCTAAATTTAAGTCTCTTATGGTGATTTTAGTTGCAGCTTCAACTGCTGCAATATCTTTTCTTCTTGTGATCCTTCTCTTCTTTGTGTGTGAAAGAAGGAAACGGGTGAAGATTTCAAATCTAAGGACAAAAGTGGTCGTGACTTTTACTGATGCCCCTCCGGAGCTTACTTACGAAAACCTTATCCGAGCAACAAGCAATTTCAGCATCCAGAACTTGATTGGTACAGGTGGCTTTGGTGCGACCTACAAGGCTGAACTGGCTCCTGGTTTTCTTGTAGCAGTGAAGAGGCTAGCCATGGGGCGCTTCCAAGGTCTCCAGCAGTTTGATGCGGAAATCAGAACTCTTGGAAGAATCCGGCATAGAAATCTTGTTACACTTATTGGGTACCATCTCGGAGAATCAGACACTTTCCTTATCTACAACTATCTCTCTGGTGGGAACCTCGAGACGTTCATACATGAAATGGGGAGCAGAAATGTGTCCTGGATTGAGGTTCACAAGATAGCGGTGGATGTTGCACAAGCATTGGCTTTCCTTCACTGCTCCTGCACACCCCGGATAATTCATCGAGACATCAAACCGAGCAACATCCTCCTTGACGAGGATCTTAACGCATACTTGTCAGATTTTGGCTTGGCGAGACTGATAGAAGTTACACAAACGCATGCCACAACGGATGTTGCTGGTACCTTTGGGTATGTCGCACCAGAGTATGCAACCACCTGCAGAGTCTCTGACAAGGCTGATGTTTACAGCTTTGGGGTTGTTCTCCTGGAGTTGATGTCAGGCAAGAGGTCTTTGGATCCGTCGTTCTCACAGTTTGGCAATGGCTTTACAATTGTATCGTGGGGACGGATGCTGATGCAGGAAGACAATACCAGCGAATTCTTCTCTCGAGGACTACTGGATGCAGCACCAAAGGATAGATTAACTGAAATGCTAAAGATAGCTTTATCATGCACCTTAGAATCTGTAGCTGTTCGGCCATCAATGAGGCAGGTTGCAGCAAAGCTGAAGCAATTGGGGAATGACCGATGA
- the LOC101767066 gene encoding uncharacterized protein LOC101767066 → MEHCYLRQPLSRAEAMPERRSRFWPMDSPPTPRAEVICPQPRRATRIPYAVETVNRASPKANGAFPLYRSDSTSDVLDLILSKNDPDGYSSSQVGFLCGSPPVRTNNPVIHDPLFGERVPSFSPLGSSFGKTLAGRVEVGSPSCGVSSSPKVRIEGFACGNSETHYAVTFV, encoded by the exons ATGGAGCACTGCTATTTGAGGCAGCCCCTCTCAAGGGCTGAAGCTATGCCCGAGAGGAGGTCCAGGTTCTGGCCGATGGATTCGCCGCCGACGCCCCGTGCAGAGGTCATCTGCCCCCAGCCTCGCCGCGCCACCCGCATTCCGTACGCTGTGGAAACCGTGAACAGAGCCAGCCCCAAGGCGAACGG TGCATTCCCATTGTACAGATCAGACTCCACTTCTGATGTACTTGATCTTATCCTCAGTAAG AATGACCCAGATGGATATTCGAGCAGCCAGGTGGGCTTTTTATGTGGCTCGCCTCCAGTACGCACTAACAACCCTGTCATCCATGATCCACTGTTTGGTGAAAGAGTACCATCCTTTTCTCCTTTAGGAAGCTCCTTTGGCAAAACGCTAGCAGGAAGAGTTGAAGTAGGTTCTCCATCTTGCGGCGTTAGCAGCAGCCCAAAAGTAAGAATAGAAGGTTTTGCTTGTGGGAACTCGGAGACCCACTATGCAGTTACCTTTGTCTGA
- the LOC101767473 gene encoding probable 3-beta-hydroxysteroid-Delta(8),Delta(7)-isomerase: protein MGHPYTPAELQLPGYVPLQLSQGQIVAPYLGTSLFVTLVVWLISGRCRALSKTDRLLMCWWAFTGLTHIIIEGTFVFAPNFFKKENPNYFDEVWKEYSKGDSRYVARDTATVTVEGITAVLEGPASLLAVYAIASRKSYSHILQITVCLGQLYGCLVYFITAYLDGFNFWVSPFYFWAYFIFANSIWVWIPTLIVMRSWKKICAAFRAEKVKTK, encoded by the exons atGGGGCACCCTTACACGCCGGCGGAGCTGCAGCTGCCGGGCTACGTGCCGTTGCAGCTGTCGCAGGGCCAGATCGTCGCGCCCTACCTGGGCACCTCGCTCTTCGTCACCCTCGTCGTCTGGCTCATCTCCG GAAGATGCCGTGCACTGTCCAAGACCGATCGTCTGCTCATGTGCTGGTGGGCGTTCACCGGCCTCACTCACATCATCATCGAGGGGACCTTCGTCTTCGCCCCCAATTTTTTCAAGAAGGAGAACCCCAACTACTTCGATGAAGTTT GGAAAGAGTACAGCAAAGGCGATTCCAGATACGTCGCTAGGGATACCGCAACCGTCACAGTTGAAGGGATAACGGCGGTGTTGGAAGGCCCTGCATCACTGCTTGCAGT CTATGCCATTGCATCCCGCAAGTCCTACAGCCATATTCTCCAGATTACCGTCTGCTTGGGTCAGCTCTACGGATGCTTGGTTTACTTCATCACCGCATACTTGGATGGCTTCAACTTCTGGGTCAGTCCATTCTACTTTTGGGCATATTTCATTTTCGCAAACAGTATCTGGGTTTGGATACCAACACTCATCGTCATGAGGAGTTGGAAGAAGATTTGCGCAGCATTTCGAGCTGAAAAGGTGAAGACTAAGTAA
- the LOC101784609 gene encoding probable 3-beta-hydroxysteroid-Delta(8),Delta(7)-isomerase, translating into MAGHGHPYSPAELELPGFVPQRLSQVEILAPFLGASLLVALAVWLVSGRCGGRLSRTDRLLMCWWAFTGLTHVVLEGPFLFTPDFFSKEDPNYFDDLFKEYSKGDSRYAARNTGILALEMITIGLKGPASLLAVYAVASRKSYSHILQLAICLGQLYGCLFYFITAYLAGFNFWVSPFYFWAYFVGANSSWVVIPTLIAVRSWKKICAAFEAGKLKTR; encoded by the exons ATGGCCGGACACGGCCACCCTTACTCGCCGGCGGAGCTGGAGCTGCCGGGGTTCGTGCCGCAGCGTCTCTCGCAGGTCGAGATCCTCGCGCCTTTCCTAGGCGCGTCCCTCCTCGTCGCCCTAGCCGTCTGGCTCGTCTCAG GAAGATGCGGCGGCAGATTATCGAGGACCGACCGCTTGCTCATGTGCTGGTGGGCGTTCACGGGGCTGACTCACGTCGTCCTCGAGGGGCCCTTCCTCTTCACCCCGGATTTCTTCAGCAAGGAGGACCCCAATTACTTCGACGACCTCT TTAAAGAGTACAGCAAAGGTGACTCCAGATACGCCGCCAGGAACACCGGGATCCTCGCGCTCGAAATGATAACGATCGGGTTGAAAGGCCCTGCGTCTCTGCTCGCAGT CTATGCAGTTGCATCCAGGAAATCCTACAGCCACATCCTCCAGCTCGCCATTTGCTTGGGCCAGCTCTACGGATGCTTGTTTTACTTCATCACCGCATACTTGGCTGGCTTCAACTTCTGGGTCAGTCCATTCTACTTCTGGGCATATTTCGTCGGCGCAAACAGTTCGTGGGTCGTCATACCGACGCTCATCGCTGTAAGGAGCTGGAAGAAGATTTGCGCGGCATTTGAAGCTGGAAAGCTCAAGACTAGATAG
- the LOC101767874 gene encoding uncharacterized protein LOC101767874 isoform X2 has product MAEPEALEMRGLGLEGLMAPSPDFRSARIITIPKIKDDSAVEAAANKAAAGSGMVKAASWSDFVTKPAGNKAASASSIEPAAKVEGKAKQAAASSIEPVAKAEGKAKQAAASSIEPVAKAEGKPKAKLLLRRAWELDAKPEPAVISVGTERLGEDEIEYVRTHRMRRLTPPDDLIREFFPRIAACFPKAAAIVNKTVDLQEDILRQYETKGYALVRVERLDNGLKRWFRLPEAETA; this is encoded by the exons ATGGCGGAGCCGGAGGCTCTGGAGATGAGGGGGCTGGGGCTGGAGGGTCTGATGGCCCCTTCGCCGGATTTCCGCTCTGCGAGGATCATCACCATCCCCAAGATCAAGGATGATTCGGCGGTCGAGGCCGCGGCgaacaaggcggcggcggggagtggCATGGTGAAGGCGGCGTCCTGGAGCGACTTCGTCACCAAGCCGGCGGGGAACAAGGCGGCTTCGGCGAGCAGCATCGAGCCGGCGGCGAAGGTGGAGGGCAAG GccaagcaggcggcggcgagcagcatcGAGCCGGTGGCGAAGGCGGAGGGCAAGGccaagcaggcggcggcgagcagcatcGAGCCGGTGGCGAAGGCGGAGGGCAAGCCGAAGGCCAAGCTCCTACTCAGGCGGGCGTGGGAGTTGGACGCCAAGCCGGAGCCAGCGGTGATCTCCGTCGGGACCGAGAGGCTGGGGGAAGATGAAATCGAGTACGTGCGGACGCATCGCATGCGGAGGCTCACCCCCCCCGACGATCTGATCCGCGAATTCTTCCCCAGGATTGCAGCGTGTTTCCCAAAAGCTGCTGCCATCGTCAACAAGACCGTCGACCTGCAGGAGGACATCTTGAGGCAGTACGAGACGAAGGGGTACGCCTTGGTGCGGGTCGAGCGCCTCGACAATGGTTTGAAGAGGTGGTTTCGTCTCCCCGAGGCAGAAACTGCCTAG
- the LOC101767874 gene encoding uncharacterized protein LOC101767874 isoform X1 — MAEPEALEMRGLGLEGLMAPSPDFRSARIITIPKIKDDSAVEAAANKAAAGSGMVKAASWSDFVTKPAGNKAASASSIEPAAKVEGKAKQAAASSIEPVAKAEGKAKQAAASSIEPVAKAEGKPKAKLLLRRAWELDAKPEPAVISVGTERLGEDEIEYVRTHRMRRLTPPDDLIREFFPRIAACFPKAAAIVNKTVDLQEDILRQYETKGYALVRVERLDNGLKRWFRLPEAETA, encoded by the exons ATGGCGGAGCCGGAGGCTCTGGAGATGAGGGGGCTGGGGCTGGAGGGTCTGATGGCCCCTTCGCCGGATTTCCGCTCTGCGAGGATCATCACCATCCCCAAGATCAAGGATGATTCGGCGGTCGAGGCCGCGGCgaacaaggcggcggcggggagtggCATGGTGAAGGCGGCGTCCTGGAGCGACTTCGTCACCAAGCCGGCGGGGAACAAGGCGGCTTCGGCGAGCAGCATCGAGCCGGCGGCGAAGGTGGAGGGCAAGGccaagcaggcggcggcgagcagcatcGAGCCGGTGGCGAAGGCGGAGGGCAAGGccaagcaggcggcggcgagcagcatcGAGCCGGTGGCGAAG GCGGAGGGCAAGCCGAAGGCCAAGCTCCTACTCAGGCGGGCGTGGGAGTTGGACGCCAAGCCGGAGCCAGCGGTGATCTCCGTCGGGACCGAGAGGCTGGGGGAAGATGAAATCGAGTACGTGCGGACGCATCGCATGCGGAGGCTCACCCCCCCCGACGATCTGATCCGCGAATTCTTCCCCAGGATTGCAGCGTGTTTCCCAAAAGCTGCTGCCATCGTCAACAAGACCGTCGACCTGCAGGAGGACATCTTGAGGCAGTACGAGACGAAGGGGTACGCCTTGGTGCGGGTCGAGCGCCTCGACAATGGTTTGAAGAGGTGGTTTCGTCTCCCCGAGGCAGAAACTGCCTAG